A single Capra hircus breed San Clemente chromosome 13, ASM170441v1, whole genome shotgun sequence DNA region contains:
- the GMEB2 gene encoding glucocorticoid modulatory element-binding protein 2 isoform X4 codes for MAEEEESLEAEIVYPITCGDSRANLIWRKFVCPGINVKCVQYDEHVISPKEFVHLAGKSTLKDWKRAIRMNGIMLRKIMDSGELDFYQHDRVCSNTCRSTKIDLSGARASLGSPTPTEYIPLTPATADVNGAPATITIETCEDPGDWTTAVGDDTFAFWRGLKDAGLLDEVIQEFHQELVETMKGLQQRVQDPPLQLRDAVLLNNIVQNFGMLDLVKKVLASHKCQMDRSREQYARDLAALEQQCDEHRRRAKELKHKSQHLSNVLMTLTPVSLPPPVKRPRLARATSGPAAIASQVLAQSAQIALTPGVPVSQLTSVPLGKVVSTLPSPVLGKAAPQVAPASSPASPLLGGYTVLASSGTTFPNTVEIHPDASSLTVLSTAAMQDGSTVVKVVSPLQLLTLPGLGPTLQNVAQVSPGGSTIVTVPTGTVESAVAAPGPEEHTATIEVAAMAEGHEHK; via the exons ATGGCTGAAGAGGAGGAGAGCCTGGAGGCAGAGATCGTTTACCCCATCACCTGCGGGGACAGCAGGGCCAACCTGATCTGGAGGAAGTTTGTGTGCCCCGGCATCAATGTGAAGTGTGTGCAG tACGATGAACATGTCATCAGCCCCAAGGAGTTTGTGCACCTGGCCGGCAAGTCCACCCTGAAGGACTGGAAGCGAGCCATCCGAATGAACGGCATCATGCTTAG GAAGATCATGGACTCCGGGGAGCTGGACTTCTACCAGCATGACAGGGTCTGCTCCAACACCTGCCGCAGCACCAAGATTGACCTCTCTGGGGCGCGCGCATCCCTGGGCAGCCCCACGCCCACTGAGTACATCCCGCTCACGCCAGCCACCGCTGATG TGAATGGGGCTCCTGCGACCATCACCATCGAGACCTGTGAGGACCCAGGGGACTGGACCACAGCCGTTGGAG ATGATACGTTCGCCTTCTGGCGGGGGCTGAAGGACGCAGGCCTGCTGGACGAGGTCATACAGGAGTTCCACCAGGAGCTGGTGGAGACCATGAAGGGCCTACAGCAGCGGGTGCAGGACCCGCCCCTGCAGCTCCGAG ATGCCGTCCTCCTCAATAACATCGTCCAAAACTTCGGCATGCTGGACCTGGTGAAGAAGGTGCTGGCCAGCCACAAGTGTCAGATGGACCGTTCTCGGGAGCAGTATGCCCGCGACCTGGCAG CCCTGGAGCAGCAGTGTGACGAGCACCGCCGGCGGGCCAAGGAGCTCAAGCACAAGTCACAACACCTCAGCAACGTGCTCATGACTCTCACTCCGGTCTCCCTGCCGCCCCCTGTGAAGCGACCGCGGCTCGCAAGGGCCACATCTGGGCCAGCTGCCATCGCCTCACAGGTGCTCGCCCAATCTGCCCAGATTGCCCTGACCCCCGGCGTGCCCGTCTCCCAGCTTACCAGTGTGCCACTGGGCAAAGTGGTGTCCACCCTGCCCTCCCCCGTGCTGGGCAAGGCTGCGCCCCAGGTCGCTCCAGCCAGCTCCCCCGCCTCGCCACTGCTTGGCGGCTACACGGTGCTGGCTTCCTCTGGCACCACCTTCCCCAACACGGTGGAAATCCACCCGGACGCGTCCAGCCTTACGGTCCTGAGCACAGCCGCCATGCAGGACGGCAGCACTGTGGTCAAGGTGGTGAGCCCACTGCAGCTGCTCACCCTGCCCGGCCTGGGCCCCACCCTGCAGAACGTGGCCCAGGTATCGCCCGGGGGCAGCACCATCGTGACGGTGCCCACGGGGACTGTCGAGAGTGCCGTGGCTGCCCCGGGACCTGAGGAGCACACGGCCACCATCGAGGTGGCCGCCATGGCGGAAGGCCATGAGCACAAGTAG
- the FNDC11 gene encoding uncharacterized protein C20orf195 homolog: MNFQVTGLGLDKMKLDSPQSFLDQEEVEEAEDGQLLEPEAWRTYVERRNTLQEFLTSDLSPHLLKRHHARMELLKKCSYYIEILPKHLALGDQNPLVLPTTMFQLIDPWKFQRMKKVGAAQTKIQLLLLGDLLEQLDHGRSELDALLESPDPRPFLAGWGLVEQRLADLSAVMDSFLAMMVPGRLHVKHRLVSDIGATKIPHIRLMLSTKMPVMFDRKESVAHQDWVSLRWFVTIQQAVPEQFELRYKLLDPRTQQECMQCGIIPVAACAFDIRNLLPNRAYKFTVKRAESYTLVYEPWRDSLTLHTRPGTPEGPAPSRLGKLGSSLIAPSER; encoded by the coding sequence ATGAACTTCCAGGTGACAGGCCTGGGCCTGGACAAAATGAAGCTGGACAGTCCCCAgtccttcctggaccaggaggaGGTAGAGGAGGCCGAGGATGGGCAGCTGCTGGAGCCCGAGGCTTGGCGAACCTATGTGGAGCGCCGCAACACTCTGCAAGAGTTCCTGACCTCAGACCTGAGCCCCCACTTGCTCAAGCGCCACCACGCCCGCATGGAGCTCCTGAAGAAGTGCTCCTACTACATTGAGATCCTCCCCAAGCACCTGGCTCTGGGCGACCAGAACCCACTGGTGCTGCCCACCACCATGTTCCAGCTCATTGACCCATGGAAGTTCCAGCGCATGAAGAAGGTGGGCGCTGCCCAGACCAAGATCCAGCTCCTGCTGCTTGGGGACCTGCTGGAGCAGCTGGACCATGGCCGCTCCGAGCTGGATGCCCTGCTCGAGTCGCCAGACCCTCGGCCCTTCCTGGCAGGGTGGGGGCTCGTGGAGCAGCGCCTGGCGGACCTGTCGGCTGTCATGGACAGCTTCCTGGCCATGATGGTGCCGGGGCGCCTACACGTCAAGCACCGCCTAGTGTCTGACATTGGCGCCACCAAGATTCCCCACATCCGGCTCATGCTGAGCACCAAGATGCCCGTCATGTTTGACCGCAAGGAGTCGGTGGCCCACCAGGACTGGGTCAGCCTGCGCTGGTTTGTCACCATCCAGCAGGCTGTGCCAGAGCAGTTTGAGCTGCGCTACAAGCTGCTGGACCCACGGACACAGCAGGAGTGCATGCAGTGTGGCATTATCCCCGTGGCCGCCTGCGCCTTTGACATCCGAAACCTGTTGCCCAACCGTGCCTACAAGTTCACTGTCAAGAGGGCGGAGAGCTACACGCTGGTGTATGAGCCCTGGAGGGACAGCCTCACCCTGCACACCCGACCAGGGACCCCTGAAGGGCCCGCCCCCAGTAGGCTGGGCAAGCTGGGCTCGTCCCTGATCGCACCTTCCGAGAGATGA
- the GMEB2 gene encoding glucocorticoid modulatory element-binding protein 2 isoform X1 — protein MATPDVSVHMEEVVVVTTPDTAADGSGVEEVKTVLVTTNLAPHGGDLTEDNMETENAAAAAAAAFTASSQLKEAVLVKMAEEEESLEAEIVYPITCGDSRANLIWRKFVCPGINVKCVQYDEHVISPKEFVHLAGKSTLKDWKRAIRMNGIMLRKIMDSGELDFYQHDRVCSNTCRSTKIDLSGARASLGSPTPTEYIPLTPATADVNGAPATITIETCEDPGDWTTAVGDDTFAFWRGLKDAGLLDEVIQEFHQELVETMKGLQQRVQDPPLQLRDAVLLNNIVQNFGMLDLVKKVLASHKCQMDRSREQYARDLAALEQQCDEHRRRAKELKHKSQHLSNVLMTLTPVSLPPPVKRPRLARATSGPAAIASQVLAQSAQIALTPGVPVSQLTSVPLGKVVSTLPSPVLGKAAPQVAPASSPASPLLGGYTVLASSGTTFPNTVEIHPDASSLTVLSTAAMQDGSTVVKVVSPLQLLTLPGLGPTLQNVAQVSPGGSTIVTVPTGTVESAVAAPGPEEHTATIEVAAMAEGHEHK, from the exons ATGGCCACCCCTGATGTGAGTGTCCACatggaggaggtggtggtggtgacgaCGCCTGACACGGCGGCGGATGGCAGTGGTGTGGAAGAGGTGAAGACTGTGCTGGTCACCACCAACCTTGCCCCGCACGG CGGTGACCTGACGGAGGACAACATGGAGACGGAAAATGCCGCGGCGGCTGCTGCAGCCGCGTTCACGGCATCCTCGCAACTCAAGGAGGCCGTGTTAG TGAAGATGGCTGAAGAGGAGGAGAGCCTGGAGGCAGAGATCGTTTACCCCATCACCTGCGGGGACAGCAGGGCCAACCTGATCTGGAGGAAGTTTGTGTGCCCCGGCATCAATGTGAAGTGTGTGCAG tACGATGAACATGTCATCAGCCCCAAGGAGTTTGTGCACCTGGCCGGCAAGTCCACCCTGAAGGACTGGAAGCGAGCCATCCGAATGAACGGCATCATGCTTAG GAAGATCATGGACTCCGGGGAGCTGGACTTCTACCAGCATGACAGGGTCTGCTCCAACACCTGCCGCAGCACCAAGATTGACCTCTCTGGGGCGCGCGCATCCCTGGGCAGCCCCACGCCCACTGAGTACATCCCGCTCACGCCAGCCACCGCTGATG TGAATGGGGCTCCTGCGACCATCACCATCGAGACCTGTGAGGACCCAGGGGACTGGACCACAGCCGTTGGAG ATGATACGTTCGCCTTCTGGCGGGGGCTGAAGGACGCAGGCCTGCTGGACGAGGTCATACAGGAGTTCCACCAGGAGCTGGTGGAGACCATGAAGGGCCTACAGCAGCGGGTGCAGGACCCGCCCCTGCAGCTCCGAG ATGCCGTCCTCCTCAATAACATCGTCCAAAACTTCGGCATGCTGGACCTGGTGAAGAAGGTGCTGGCCAGCCACAAGTGTCAGATGGACCGTTCTCGGGAGCAGTATGCCCGCGACCTGGCAG CCCTGGAGCAGCAGTGTGACGAGCACCGCCGGCGGGCCAAGGAGCTCAAGCACAAGTCACAACACCTCAGCAACGTGCTCATGACTCTCACTCCGGTCTCCCTGCCGCCCCCTGTGAAGCGACCGCGGCTCGCAAGGGCCACATCTGGGCCAGCTGCCATCGCCTCACAGGTGCTCGCCCAATCTGCCCAGATTGCCCTGACCCCCGGCGTGCCCGTCTCCCAGCTTACCAGTGTGCCACTGGGCAAAGTGGTGTCCACCCTGCCCTCCCCCGTGCTGGGCAAGGCTGCGCCCCAGGTCGCTCCAGCCAGCTCCCCCGCCTCGCCACTGCTTGGCGGCTACACGGTGCTGGCTTCCTCTGGCACCACCTTCCCCAACACGGTGGAAATCCACCCGGACGCGTCCAGCCTTACGGTCCTGAGCACAGCCGCCATGCAGGACGGCAGCACTGTGGTCAAGGTGGTGAGCCCACTGCAGCTGCTCACCCTGCCCGGCCTGGGCCCCACCCTGCAGAACGTGGCCCAGGTATCGCCCGGGGGCAGCACCATCGTGACGGTGCCCACGGGGACTGTCGAGAGTGCCGTGGCTGCCCCGGGACCTGAGGAGCACACGGCCACCATCGAGGTGGCCGCCATGGCGGAAGGCCATGAGCACAAGTAG
- the GMEB2 gene encoding glucocorticoid modulatory element-binding protein 2 isoform X2, with translation MAVVWKSGDLTEDNMETENAAAAAAAAFTASSQLKEAVLVKMAEEEESLEAEIVYPITCGDSRANLIWRKFVCPGINVKCVQYDEHVISPKEFVHLAGKSTLKDWKRAIRMNGIMLRKIMDSGELDFYQHDRVCSNTCRSTKIDLSGARASLGSPTPTEYIPLTPATADVNGAPATITIETCEDPGDWTTAVGDDTFAFWRGLKDAGLLDEVIQEFHQELVETMKGLQQRVQDPPLQLRDAVLLNNIVQNFGMLDLVKKVLASHKCQMDRSREQYARDLAALEQQCDEHRRRAKELKHKSQHLSNVLMTLTPVSLPPPVKRPRLARATSGPAAIASQVLAQSAQIALTPGVPVSQLTSVPLGKVVSTLPSPVLGKAAPQVAPASSPASPLLGGYTVLASSGTTFPNTVEIHPDASSLTVLSTAAMQDGSTVVKVVSPLQLLTLPGLGPTLQNVAQVSPGGSTIVTVPTGTVESAVAAPGPEEHTATIEVAAMAEGHEHK, from the exons ATGGCAGTGGTGTGGAAGAG CGGTGACCTGACGGAGGACAACATGGAGACGGAAAATGCCGCGGCGGCTGCTGCAGCCGCGTTCACGGCATCCTCGCAACTCAAGGAGGCCGTGTTAG TGAAGATGGCTGAAGAGGAGGAGAGCCTGGAGGCAGAGATCGTTTACCCCATCACCTGCGGGGACAGCAGGGCCAACCTGATCTGGAGGAAGTTTGTGTGCCCCGGCATCAATGTGAAGTGTGTGCAG tACGATGAACATGTCATCAGCCCCAAGGAGTTTGTGCACCTGGCCGGCAAGTCCACCCTGAAGGACTGGAAGCGAGCCATCCGAATGAACGGCATCATGCTTAG GAAGATCATGGACTCCGGGGAGCTGGACTTCTACCAGCATGACAGGGTCTGCTCCAACACCTGCCGCAGCACCAAGATTGACCTCTCTGGGGCGCGCGCATCCCTGGGCAGCCCCACGCCCACTGAGTACATCCCGCTCACGCCAGCCACCGCTGATG TGAATGGGGCTCCTGCGACCATCACCATCGAGACCTGTGAGGACCCAGGGGACTGGACCACAGCCGTTGGAG ATGATACGTTCGCCTTCTGGCGGGGGCTGAAGGACGCAGGCCTGCTGGACGAGGTCATACAGGAGTTCCACCAGGAGCTGGTGGAGACCATGAAGGGCCTACAGCAGCGGGTGCAGGACCCGCCCCTGCAGCTCCGAG ATGCCGTCCTCCTCAATAACATCGTCCAAAACTTCGGCATGCTGGACCTGGTGAAGAAGGTGCTGGCCAGCCACAAGTGTCAGATGGACCGTTCTCGGGAGCAGTATGCCCGCGACCTGGCAG CCCTGGAGCAGCAGTGTGACGAGCACCGCCGGCGGGCCAAGGAGCTCAAGCACAAGTCACAACACCTCAGCAACGTGCTCATGACTCTCACTCCGGTCTCCCTGCCGCCCCCTGTGAAGCGACCGCGGCTCGCAAGGGCCACATCTGGGCCAGCTGCCATCGCCTCACAGGTGCTCGCCCAATCTGCCCAGATTGCCCTGACCCCCGGCGTGCCCGTCTCCCAGCTTACCAGTGTGCCACTGGGCAAAGTGGTGTCCACCCTGCCCTCCCCCGTGCTGGGCAAGGCTGCGCCCCAGGTCGCTCCAGCCAGCTCCCCCGCCTCGCCACTGCTTGGCGGCTACACGGTGCTGGCTTCCTCTGGCACCACCTTCCCCAACACGGTGGAAATCCACCCGGACGCGTCCAGCCTTACGGTCCTGAGCACAGCCGCCATGCAGGACGGCAGCACTGTGGTCAAGGTGGTGAGCCCACTGCAGCTGCTCACCCTGCCCGGCCTGGGCCCCACCCTGCAGAACGTGGCCCAGGTATCGCCCGGGGGCAGCACCATCGTGACGGTGCCCACGGGGACTGTCGAGAGTGCCGTGGCTGCCCCGGGACCTGAGGAGCACACGGCCACCATCGAGGTGGCCGCCATGGCGGAAGGCCATGAGCACAAGTAG
- the GMEB2 gene encoding glucocorticoid modulatory element-binding protein 2 isoform X3, translating to MSPNARGDLTEDNMETENAAAAAAAAFTASSQLKEAVLVKMAEEEESLEAEIVYPITCGDSRANLIWRKFVCPGINVKCVQYDEHVISPKEFVHLAGKSTLKDWKRAIRMNGIMLRKIMDSGELDFYQHDRVCSNTCRSTKIDLSGARASLGSPTPTEYIPLTPATADVNGAPATITIETCEDPGDWTTAVGDDTFAFWRGLKDAGLLDEVIQEFHQELVETMKGLQQRVQDPPLQLRDAVLLNNIVQNFGMLDLVKKVLASHKCQMDRSREQYARDLAALEQQCDEHRRRAKELKHKSQHLSNVLMTLTPVSLPPPVKRPRLARATSGPAAIASQVLAQSAQIALTPGVPVSQLTSVPLGKVVSTLPSPVLGKAAPQVAPASSPASPLLGGYTVLASSGTTFPNTVEIHPDASSLTVLSTAAMQDGSTVVKVVSPLQLLTLPGLGPTLQNVAQVSPGGSTIVTVPTGTVESAVAAPGPEEHTATIEVAAMAEGHEHK from the exons ATGTCCCCAAATGCACG CGGTGACCTGACGGAGGACAACATGGAGACGGAAAATGCCGCGGCGGCTGCTGCAGCCGCGTTCACGGCATCCTCGCAACTCAAGGAGGCCGTGTTAG TGAAGATGGCTGAAGAGGAGGAGAGCCTGGAGGCAGAGATCGTTTACCCCATCACCTGCGGGGACAGCAGGGCCAACCTGATCTGGAGGAAGTTTGTGTGCCCCGGCATCAATGTGAAGTGTGTGCAG tACGATGAACATGTCATCAGCCCCAAGGAGTTTGTGCACCTGGCCGGCAAGTCCACCCTGAAGGACTGGAAGCGAGCCATCCGAATGAACGGCATCATGCTTAG GAAGATCATGGACTCCGGGGAGCTGGACTTCTACCAGCATGACAGGGTCTGCTCCAACACCTGCCGCAGCACCAAGATTGACCTCTCTGGGGCGCGCGCATCCCTGGGCAGCCCCACGCCCACTGAGTACATCCCGCTCACGCCAGCCACCGCTGATG TGAATGGGGCTCCTGCGACCATCACCATCGAGACCTGTGAGGACCCAGGGGACTGGACCACAGCCGTTGGAG ATGATACGTTCGCCTTCTGGCGGGGGCTGAAGGACGCAGGCCTGCTGGACGAGGTCATACAGGAGTTCCACCAGGAGCTGGTGGAGACCATGAAGGGCCTACAGCAGCGGGTGCAGGACCCGCCCCTGCAGCTCCGAG ATGCCGTCCTCCTCAATAACATCGTCCAAAACTTCGGCATGCTGGACCTGGTGAAGAAGGTGCTGGCCAGCCACAAGTGTCAGATGGACCGTTCTCGGGAGCAGTATGCCCGCGACCTGGCAG CCCTGGAGCAGCAGTGTGACGAGCACCGCCGGCGGGCCAAGGAGCTCAAGCACAAGTCACAACACCTCAGCAACGTGCTCATGACTCTCACTCCGGTCTCCCTGCCGCCCCCTGTGAAGCGACCGCGGCTCGCAAGGGCCACATCTGGGCCAGCTGCCATCGCCTCACAGGTGCTCGCCCAATCTGCCCAGATTGCCCTGACCCCCGGCGTGCCCGTCTCCCAGCTTACCAGTGTGCCACTGGGCAAAGTGGTGTCCACCCTGCCCTCCCCCGTGCTGGGCAAGGCTGCGCCCCAGGTCGCTCCAGCCAGCTCCCCCGCCTCGCCACTGCTTGGCGGCTACACGGTGCTGGCTTCCTCTGGCACCACCTTCCCCAACACGGTGGAAATCCACCCGGACGCGTCCAGCCTTACGGTCCTGAGCACAGCCGCCATGCAGGACGGCAGCACTGTGGTCAAGGTGGTGAGCCCACTGCAGCTGCTCACCCTGCCCGGCCTGGGCCCCACCCTGCAGAACGTGGCCCAGGTATCGCCCGGGGGCAGCACCATCGTGACGGTGCCCACGGGGACTGTCGAGAGTGCCGTGGCTGCCCCGGGACCTGAGGAGCACACGGCCACCATCGAGGTGGCCGCCATGGCGGAAGGCCATGAGCACAAGTAG